In a single window of the Halomicroarcula saliterrae genome:
- a CDS encoding multiprotein bridging factor aMBF1: MVQCEMCGKEVSSPSRVKIEGAELDVCDECTDFGTELKTNDSSSTSTKYSTSSSGSSSSSSSSSSSSSSSGGGRRRDMFDEMDEIAQDFDDQIRSARESKGLSQAELAQQLNEKASLIRKLEQGNSLPSDDVRKKLEGALDLDLSAGGSSDDTEWSSGESEGSYTLGDVVQRKD; the protein is encoded by the coding sequence ATGGTTCAGTGCGAGATGTGCGGCAAGGAGGTCTCCTCTCCGAGCCGCGTCAAAATCGAGGGGGCCGAACTCGACGTCTGTGACGAGTGTACCGACTTCGGTACCGAGCTCAAGACGAACGACTCCTCGTCGACCTCGACGAAGTACTCCACTTCGTCGAGCGGGTCGAGCTCCTCGTCGTCGTCCAGCTCGTCCTCGTCGAGTTCGTCCGGTGGCGGCCGTCGCCGCGACATGTTCGACGAGATGGACGAGATCGCACAGGACTTCGACGACCAGATCCGGTCGGCCCGGGAGTCCAAGGGGCTGAGCCAGGCGGAACTGGCCCAGCAGCTAAACGAGAAAGCGAGCCTCATCCGGAAGCTCGAACAGGGGAACTCGCTGCCCAGCGACGACGTGCGAAAGAAGCTCGAAGGGGCGCTCGACCTCGACCTGAGCGCCGGCGGGAGCTCCGACGACACGGAGTGGTCCAGCGGGGAGAGCGAGGGGAGTTACACGCTGGGAGACGTCGTCCAGCGGAAAGACTAG
- a CDS encoding response regulator transcription factor: MRTGDATPTVLIVEDEQHLADLYTDYLADSYDVATAYSGEEGLERLSEDIDVVLLDRRMPIVSGNEVLAEIEELGLQCRVAMVTAVNPDFDIIEMGVDDYLVKPVTREELTEVVERLQKIAAYNEQLQALTTRKLKRNVLQVEKSRTELEGSARYRQLQSEIAEISERVDELAADLDVEKEDLRL, translated from the coding sequence GTGCGCACAGGCGACGCGACCCCGACCGTACTCATCGTCGAGGACGAACAGCACCTGGCGGACCTCTACACCGACTATCTCGCCGACAGCTACGACGTGGCGACGGCCTACAGCGGGGAAGAGGGGCTCGAACGCCTCTCGGAGGATATCGATGTCGTCCTGCTGGACCGCCGGATGCCCATCGTCTCGGGCAACGAGGTGCTCGCCGAGATCGAGGAGCTCGGGCTCCAGTGTCGCGTGGCGATGGTGACGGCCGTCAACCCCGACTTCGACATCATCGAGATGGGGGTCGACGACTACCTCGTCAAGCCGGTGACCCGCGAGGAGCTCACCGAGGTCGTCGAGCGCCTCCAGAAAATTGCGGCCTACAACGAGCAGCTGCAGGCGCTGACGACACGCAAGCTAAAGCGAAACGTCCTGCAGGTCGAGAAGAGCCGGACCGAACTGGAGGGGAGCGCGCGCTACCGACAGCTCCAGTCCGAAATCGCCGAGATATCCGAACGCGTCGACGAGCTGGCGGCCGACCTCGACGTCGAGAAAGAGGACCTGCGACTCTAG
- the tpiA gene encoding triose-phosphate isomerase, with translation MFVLVNLKAYPCDPIEVATAAADVADDSGVRVAVAPQAAHIDAVSETGVETWAQHVSPNPHGSYTGSTLAEAAADAGAEGTLLNHSENRLKLADIDGSLEAAERADLETIVCANNPAQIGAAAALGPDAVAVEPPELIGTGTPVSKADPDIVTGAVDAAARVDGDVDVLCGAGISTGEDLVSASDLGATGVLLASGVAKADDPRAALEDLVEPLN, from the coding sequence ATGTTCGTCCTTGTCAATCTCAAGGCGTATCCGTGTGACCCGATCGAGGTAGCCACCGCCGCGGCCGACGTCGCCGACGACTCCGGCGTCCGCGTCGCCGTCGCGCCCCAGGCCGCCCACATCGACGCCGTCTCCGAGACGGGCGTCGAGACCTGGGCCCAGCACGTCAGCCCGAACCCACACGGCAGCTACACCGGCTCCACGCTCGCCGAAGCGGCCGCCGACGCCGGCGCCGAGGGAACGCTCCTGAACCACTCCGAGAACCGGCTCAAGCTCGCCGACATCGACGGCTCGCTGGAGGCCGCCGAGCGCGCGGACCTCGAGACCATCGTCTGTGCGAACAACCCCGCTCAGATCGGCGCCGCAGCGGCGCTGGGTCCTGACGCCGTCGCCGTCGAGCCGCCGGAGCTCATCGGTACCGGGACGCCGGTCAGCAAGGCCGACCCCGACATCGTCACGGGCGCCGTGGACGCCGCGGCCCGCGTCGACGGCGACGTCGACGTGCTCTGTGGCGCCGGCATCTCGACCGGCGAGGACCTCGTCTCGGCCAGCGACCTCGGGGCGACCGGCGTCCTGCTGGCGAGCGGCGTCGCGAAGGCCGACGACCCGCGCGCGGCCCTCGAAGACCTCGTCGAACCGCTGAACTGA
- a CDS encoding helicase HerA domain-containing protein: protein MAETEHITVADTSSGPGGMEEPGQSVDIPVVELLTGRGFITGKSGSGKSNTASVVAEKLLDNGFGLLIVDIDGEYYGLKEEYEILHVGGDEECDIQVTHEHAGKIASLALEQNVPIILDVSSFLDEAEAETLLTEVAKQLFAKAKKQKQPFLLLVEECHEWIPEKGGMGEVGKMLIKIGKRGRKHGLGIVGISQRPADVKKDYITQCDWLVWHRLTWNNDTKVVGRILDSQYADAVEDLNDGEAFMMTDWAEQVRRVQFHRKQTFDAGATPGLDDFERPELKSVSEDLVSELETISEEKQATESRIKELREELDKKNSRIAELETELQDARDLQRMAEQFTDALVGHVEGTNPGRTAKDEMRRKRERRRAGQVQPADADTTAADSAAEDPAPDSADDDPAPDTTSGGGFGDAFSAFADDGVAMNGGSEAANGASATGATADGASKNGDGATADGAVANESTSDDDSQPVQGSSDAALEAALAAVAEEEEAGEGGAETEDGEATAYRPEAVRDIEADIADLEDKTRRMLTYYRDHGPGTPLNAHFSAGGSGDRTAAYARNRTLRLRGAVEHVGRGKYDYRLAELVHEESDETLDDETARRYATQIERAVLRRAD from the coding sequence ATGGCAGAGACTGAACACATCACCGTGGCCGACACGAGTTCGGGCCCCGGCGGGATGGAAGAGCCGGGCCAGTCCGTCGACATCCCGGTGGTGGAACTGCTCACCGGCCGCGGGTTCATCACGGGCAAGTCCGGGTCGGGCAAGTCCAACACCGCGAGCGTCGTCGCCGAGAAGCTGCTCGACAACGGCTTTGGCCTGCTCATCGTCGACATCGACGGCGAGTACTACGGCCTCAAAGAGGAGTACGAGATACTCCACGTCGGCGGCGACGAGGAGTGTGACATCCAGGTCACGCACGAACACGCGGGCAAAATCGCCTCGCTGGCGCTCGAACAGAACGTCCCTATCATCCTCGACGTCTCGTCGTTTCTCGACGAGGCGGAGGCCGAGACGCTGCTGACGGAGGTCGCAAAGCAGCTGTTCGCCAAGGCCAAAAAGCAGAAACAGCCGTTTTTGCTCCTCGTAGAGGAGTGCCACGAGTGGATCCCGGAGAAGGGCGGGATGGGCGAGGTCGGAAAGATGCTCATCAAGATCGGGAAGCGGGGCCGGAAACACGGGCTGGGCATCGTCGGCATCAGCCAGCGCCCGGCCGACGTGAAGAAAGACTACATCACCCAGTGTGACTGGCTCGTCTGGCACCGGCTGACCTGGAACAACGACACGAAGGTGGTCGGGCGTATCCTCGACAGCCAGTACGCCGACGCCGTCGAGGACCTGAACGACGGCGAGGCGTTCATGATGACCGACTGGGCCGAGCAGGTCCGCCGGGTGCAGTTCCACCGCAAGCAGACCTTCGACGCCGGCGCGACGCCCGGGCTCGACGACTTCGAGCGGCCCGAGCTGAAATCGGTCAGCGAGGACCTCGTCTCCGAGCTCGAAACGATAAGCGAGGAGAAACAGGCCACGGAGAGCCGTATCAAGGAGCTCCGCGAGGAACTCGACAAGAAGAACTCCCGCATCGCGGAGCTGGAGACCGAACTGCAGGACGCCCGCGACCTCCAGCGGATGGCCGAGCAGTTCACCGACGCCCTCGTGGGCCACGTCGAGGGGACCAACCCGGGCCGGACGGCCAAAGACGAGATGCGCCGGAAGCGCGAGCGCCGTCGAGCCGGACAGGTACAGCCGGCAGACGCGGACACGACGGCCGCGGACAGCGCAGCGGAGGACCCGGCACCGGACAGCGCAGACGACGACCCGGCACCGGACACCACCTCCGGCGGCGGCTTCGGCGACGCCTTCAGCGCCTTTGCCGACGACGGCGTCGCGATGAACGGGGGTAGCGAGGCCGCAAACGGAGCGAGCGCGACGGGCGCGACGGCCGACGGTGCCTCGAAGAACGGTGACGGCGCGACGGCCGACGGTGCCGTCGCGAACGAGTCCACCTCCGACGACGACTCCCAGCCCGTTCAGGGGAGCTCCGACGCGGCCCTCGAAGCGGCCCTCGCCGCGGTGGCCGAAGAGGAGGAAGCCGGGGAGGGGGGAGCCGAGACGGAGGACGGCGAGGCGACGGCGTACCGCCCCGAAGCCGTCCGGGATATCGAGGCCGACATCGCCGACCTGGAGGACAAGACCCGGCGGATGCTCACCTACTACAGGGACCACGGACCGGGAACGCCGCTGAACGCCCACTTCTCCGCCGGCGGCTCCGGCGACCGGACCGCGGCCTACGCCCGCAACCGGACCCTGCGGCTCCGCGGCGCGGTCGAACACGTCGGCCGCGGGAAGTACGACTACCGACTGGCGGAACTCGTTCACGAGGAGAGCGACGAGACCCTCGACGACGAGACGGCCCGGCGGTACGCCACACAGATAGAGCGGGCCGTCCTCCGGCGGGCCGACTGA
- the dinB gene encoding DNA polymerase IV, translating to MDAARLPGTARPEQVVAHVDMDCFYAACERRREPELVGEPLVVGMGYEGGETHGAVATASYEAREHGVESAMAISEALERLPRRADAETPGSDHPETGIYRPVDMDYYESVAEEVRALLHEQSETVREVSIDEAYLDITDTVGWDGVERWASELRDSIESEVGVVASVGVAPTMSAAKVASDREKPDGQVVVRPGEVRQFFADLPVEDVHGVGPVTARELAELGIESAGDLADADPETLEGRFGERGREIWRYARGEDTRTVTPRGDPKSLSRESAFTDAVEDGEEKRRKVTTLARAVADRAHRKEARYQTIGIKVVEPPFDINTRARSLPGPVADADLVESIALDLLGEFEDSAVRKLGVRVSNLDFSAGEQASLGGFEAAGTTESDGSDAVTTESGEPEQAGQTSLTAFDEDGTPSSDDGGRPEHSETDGQASLGDFG from the coding sequence ATGGACGCCGCGCGACTGCCCGGAACCGCCCGCCCCGAACAGGTAGTCGCCCACGTGGATATGGACTGTTTCTACGCCGCGTGTGAACGCCGCCGGGAGCCAGAACTGGTCGGTGAGCCCCTCGTCGTCGGCATGGGCTACGAGGGCGGGGAGACCCACGGCGCGGTCGCGACGGCGAGCTACGAGGCCCGCGAGCACGGCGTGGAGTCGGCGATGGCCATCTCCGAGGCGCTGGAACGGCTGCCCAGACGGGCCGACGCCGAAACGCCCGGTTCCGACCACCCCGAGACCGGCATCTACCGGCCGGTCGATATGGACTACTACGAATCGGTCGCCGAGGAAGTCAGGGCGCTCCTCCACGAGCAGAGCGAGACCGTCCGGGAGGTGAGCATCGACGAGGCCTATCTGGATATCACCGACACCGTCGGCTGGGACGGCGTCGAGCGCTGGGCGAGCGAACTCCGGGACAGCATCGAGTCCGAAGTCGGCGTCGTCGCCAGCGTCGGCGTCGCCCCGACGATGAGCGCGGCGAAGGTGGCCAGCGACCGGGAGAAACCGGACGGCCAAGTCGTCGTCAGACCAGGGGAAGTCCGGCAGTTCTTCGCGGACCTCCCCGTCGAGGACGTCCACGGCGTCGGCCCGGTGACCGCGCGCGAACTGGCCGAGCTCGGCATCGAGAGCGCCGGCGACCTCGCCGACGCCGACCCGGAGACCCTCGAAGGCCGCTTTGGCGAACGGGGCCGCGAAATCTGGCGCTACGCCCGCGGCGAGGACACGCGGACCGTGACCCCGAGAGGTGACCCGAAGAGCCTCTCGCGGGAGTCCGCCTTCACCGACGCCGTCGAGGACGGCGAGGAGAAACGCCGGAAGGTCACCACGCTGGCCCGGGCCGTCGCTGACCGCGCCCACCGCAAGGAGGCGCGCTACCAGACTATCGGTATCAAGGTCGTTGAACCGCCGTTCGATATCAACACGCGCGCCCGGTCGCTCCCCGGCCCGGTGGCGGACGCCGACCTCGTGGAGTCGATCGCGCTCGACCTGCTCGGGGAGTTCGAGGACAGCGCGGTCAGGAAACTGGGCGTCCGCGTCTCGAATCTGGACTTCTCGGCCGGCGAACAGGCCAGTCTGGGCGGTTTCGAGGCCGCCGGGACGACCGAAAGCGACGGGTCGGACGCGGTGACGACTGAGTCCGGCGAGCCCGAACAGGCGGGCCAGACGAGCCTGACTGCCTTCGACGAGGACGGGACACCGTCGTCGGACGACGGCGGCCGGCCGGAACACAGTGAGACCGACGGACAGGCCTCCCTCGGTGACTTCGGGTAG
- a CDS encoding FAD-dependent oxidoreductase, giving the protein MSGKYDLIIVGGGISGASLLYTTAKFTDIDSIALIEKEDEVAAVNSHHTNNSQTLHFGDIETNYTLEKAEEVKEGAELLAGYLENHDPDREMHAKRSKMVLAVGEDEVPQLEQRYHEEGFGELFPKLRPIGRDEIADIEPKVLEGREPDVDVLALQTPDGYVVDYGRTTKSFVEEASEETNVDVFTGTEVTEITPTLSGYTIETDDGRFDCDATVVAAGSHSLQMAKELGYGEDKVLLPVAGSFFLADDLLNGKVYTLQMKKLPFAAVHGDADVHDSSVTRFGPTAKLVPALERGNVSTVSDFLDVFGLNAASFLSYANILSDRVLLPYVLRNLLYDLPEVGPRQFLPHVQKVVPSVELDDIERAKGYGGVRPQIVDTKAKSLDMGEAKIVGDDVIFNITPSPGASTCLKNAMRDTHTLLEFLDDEYEFDEAAFREATIENFPYADEAPSATGADTVGEVAATDD; this is encoded by the coding sequence ATGTCAGGGAAATACGATCTGATAATCGTCGGCGGGGGTATCAGCGGGGCATCGCTGCTGTACACGACCGCGAAGTTCACCGACATCGACTCCATCGCGCTCATCGAGAAGGAAGACGAGGTCGCGGCCGTCAACTCCCATCACACGAACAACTCGCAGACGCTGCACTTCGGCGACATCGAGACGAACTACACGCTCGAAAAGGCCGAAGAGGTCAAAGAGGGCGCCGAGTTGCTCGCGGGCTATCTGGAGAACCACGACCCCGACCGCGAGATGCACGCCAAGCGCTCGAAGATGGTGCTCGCGGTCGGCGAGGACGAGGTCCCACAGCTCGAACAGCGCTACCACGAGGAGGGCTTTGGCGAGCTCTTCCCGAAGCTCCGGCCGATCGGGCGCGACGAAATCGCGGATATCGAGCCCAAGGTTCTGGAGGGGCGAGAGCCCGACGTCGACGTGCTCGCGCTCCAGACGCCCGACGGCTACGTCGTCGACTACGGCCGGACGACGAAGTCTTTCGTCGAGGAAGCGAGCGAGGAGACCAACGTCGACGTCTTTACCGGCACAGAGGTCACGGAAATCACGCCGACACTCTCCGGCTACACCATCGAGACCGACGACGGCCGCTTTGACTGCGACGCCACCGTCGTCGCCGCCGGCTCGCACAGCCTGCAGATGGCCAAGGAGCTGGGATACGGCGAGGACAAAGTTCTGCTCCCCGTCGCGGGCAGTTTCTTCCTCGCGGACGACCTCCTGAACGGGAAGGTGTACACGCTGCAGATGAAGAAGCTGCCGTTCGCAGCGGTCCACGGTGACGCCGACGTGCACGACTCGTCCGTTACGCGCTTCGGTCCGACGGCGAAACTCGTCCCGGCGCTGGAGCGGGGCAACGTCTCGACCGTCTCGGACTTCCTCGACGTGTTCGGCCTGAACGCCGCTTCGTTCCTCAGCTACGCCAACATCCTCTCGGACAGGGTGCTCCTGCCGTACGTGCTCCGGAACCTCCTCTATGACCTCCCCGAGGTCGGCCCGCGACAGTTCCTCCCGCACGTCCAGAAAGTCGTCCCCAGCGTCGAACTGGACGACATCGAGCGCGCGAAGGGATACGGCGGCGTCCGGCCTCAGATCGTCGACACGAAGGCAAAGTCCCTGGACATGGGCGAGGCGAAGATCGTCGGCGACGACGTGATTTTCAACATCACGCCGTCGCCCGGGGCCTCCACGTGCCTGAAAAACGCCATGCGTGACACCCACACGCTGCTGGAGTTCCTCGACGACGAGTACGAGTTCGACGAGGCGGCCTTCCGCGAGGCGACCATCGAGAACTTCCCGTACGCCGACGAGGCCCCGAGCGCGACCGGCGCGGACACGGTCGGCGAAGTGGCCGCGACGGACGACTGA
- a CDS encoding copper amine oxidase has product MRLDQYYRKRLRTPNYGAYVSDTYDDQYIQNIVGAFEDFGDRQNLNDVGIINEMMEFVQNLQYTTDEVSAGYNEYPKYPIETLVDKEGDCEDSSILLSSMLDQFGYGSVLLIFKNQQHAAVGVAGDPDLEGTYYEQGGQRYYYTETTAPGYRIGQLPPDMEVGNPEITPVNDSGVLVFSYAVDTPSEGGASVEITMRNVGDGTGSAKAQAAFKNRSQQRVVSAVSDATQLSPNEEHTVTLDLEPPDDQDLRAEVGVVMDGILQDRLRSEFREPVDSGNMG; this is encoded by the coding sequence GTGAGACTGGATCAGTACTACCGGAAGCGACTGAGGACACCGAATTACGGTGCTTACGTCTCTGATACTTACGACGACCAGTATATCCAGAACATAGTAGGAGCGTTCGAGGATTTTGGAGACCGGCAAAACCTGAACGATGTCGGCATCATCAACGAGATGATGGAATTCGTGCAGAATCTCCAGTACACCACAGATGAGGTTTCAGCGGGATACAACGAGTACCCGAAATATCCTATCGAAACTCTCGTCGATAAAGAGGGAGACTGTGAAGACAGCTCGATTTTGCTATCATCAATGCTTGATCAGTTCGGTTACGGGTCGGTGCTGTTGATATTCAAAAACCAGCAACACGCAGCGGTTGGGGTCGCTGGTGACCCTGATCTCGAAGGAACGTATTACGAACAGGGCGGACAGCGCTACTACTATACCGAAACAACGGCTCCCGGCTATCGTATCGGTCAACTTCCGCCAGATATGGAGGTGGGGAATCCGGAAATCACTCCGGTAAACGACAGCGGTGTTCTCGTATTCTCGTATGCCGTCGACACTCCATCTGAGGGAGGGGCTTCGGTTGAAATTACTATGCGAAACGTCGGAGATGGAACTGGAAGCGCGAAGGCTCAAGCCGCTTTCAAGAACAGAAGTCAACAGAGGGTTGTCTCCGCAGTTTCGGATGCTACGCAATTGAGCCCAAACGAAGAACACACTGTGACACTGGACCTAGAACCGCCCGATGACCAGGACCTACGTGCAGAGGTTGGTGTCGTGATGGACGGGATTCTACAAGATAGACTGCGGAGTGAGTTCCGAGAACCAGTTGATTCGGGCAATATGGGCTAA
- a CDS encoding DUF5795 family protein, whose protein sequence is MADNRVVQGRMQTPESLAELIEGESVMDAEPIEDADRACPDCGENVLSVGYMPSALEFVTGYKCQECDWSETDRE, encoded by the coding sequence ATGGCCGACAACCGCGTAGTTCAGGGGCGCATGCAGACCCCGGAGAGCCTCGCCGAACTCATCGAAGGCGAGAGCGTGATGGACGCAGAACCGATCGAAGACGCCGACCGAGCGTGCCCGGACTGCGGCGAAAACGTCCTCTCCGTGGGCTACATGCCCTCGGCGCTGGAGTTCGTCACGGGCTACAAGTGCCAGGAGTGCGACTGGTCGGAGACCGACCGCGAGTAG
- a CDS encoding DUF5794 domain-containing protein, whose protein sequence is MSSSRHPVALDIERQVGRGGRLLATVMGLPLVDGIFPVLVLAGALTTWAGMLEVGLLVFGGSAMVAVVLAEMDGSPRQQATAVLLIGAVLIPIAVLEAAIAPTIAGVVHLATFERFAGIVIMAIAAQTASARVGELLPRPAIIVGLGLLASVDPSGATLVVDADPEMLARAAATAGIGVGFALLVALASPWLRNAVDIDRFRFGSAVALGVLALSVLGLMPTQAPVALAVLGVTALLSFDPENARERHQDYHPDSVDLTAAFSDGGASQGVAADERTDEGAAVEYDPDQERAPWL, encoded by the coding sequence ATGAGTAGCTCCAGACACCCGGTCGCGCTGGACATCGAGCGGCAGGTCGGTCGGGGCGGCCGACTGCTCGCGACGGTGATGGGCCTGCCCCTCGTCGACGGTATCTTTCCAGTGCTCGTCCTCGCCGGGGCGCTCACCACCTGGGCCGGCATGCTCGAAGTGGGCCTGCTCGTCTTCGGCGGCTCCGCGATGGTCGCCGTCGTCCTCGCGGAGATGGACGGCAGCCCCCGACAGCAGGCCACGGCGGTCCTGCTCATCGGCGCCGTGCTGATACCCATAGCCGTGCTCGAAGCAGCTATCGCGCCGACTATCGCCGGCGTGGTCCACCTCGCGACGTTCGAGCGCTTCGCCGGCATCGTCATCATGGCCATCGCGGCCCAGACCGCGAGCGCCCGCGTTGGCGAACTGCTTCCCCGGCCCGCTATCATCGTCGGGCTTGGCCTGCTTGCCAGCGTCGACCCCTCCGGCGCGACGCTGGTGGTCGACGCCGACCCCGAGATGCTGGCCCGCGCCGCTGCGACGGCCGGCATCGGCGTCGGCTTCGCGCTCCTCGTCGCACTCGCCAGCCCGTGGCTGCGCAACGCCGTCGACATCGACCGCTTCCGCTTCGGGAGCGCCGTCGCTCTGGGCGTGCTCGCGCTCTCCGTGCTCGGCCTGATGCCGACCCAGGCCCCGGTCGCTCTGGCGGTGCTCGGCGTCACGGCCCTGCTCTCGTTCGACCCGGAGAACGCCCGCGAACGCCACCAGGACTACCACCCCGACAGCGTGGACCTGACCGCCGCGTTCTCGGACGGCGGCGCTTCACAGGGAGTGGCCGCCGACGAGCGCACCGACGAGGGCGCCGCCGTGGAGTACGACCCCGACCAGGAACGCGCGCCGTGGCTCTAG
- the guaB gene encoding IMP dehydrogenase produces the protein MANDSEPFSEKLRVPEALTFDDVLLRPKESRVEPDEADTATRVSKSVELNVPVLTAAMDTVTESDMAIAMARQGGLGVLHRNMDDEEMAAEIERVKRYDELIIRDVVTAHPEQTVREVDRMMDRRGVSGAPVVDDETEEVLGIISGTDIRPYLEVGESDAVTEAMTDEVITAAEDVTPREALELMYDHKIERVPIVDDENRLVGLITMRGVLKRREYDDAARDHEGQLRVGAAVGPFEVDRAETADDAGADVLFIDCAHAHNANVIDSAREIEETVEADVVVGNIGTSEAAEAVVDFADGVKVGIGPGSICTTRVVTGAGMPQITAVSQVADVASQHDVPVIADGGIRYSGDAIKAIAAGADAVMLGSYFAGTDEAPGRVIQMNGKKYKQYRGMGSVGAMNEGGGERYLKEDDEDEDYVPEGVEAATPYKGSLASELHQLVGGMQSGMGYVGAETIPEFKERSEFVRVSSAGHQESHPHDVMITDEAPNYSPDS, from the coding sequence ATGGCGAACGATTCCGAGCCTTTCTCCGAGAAACTCCGCGTTCCGGAGGCGTTGACCTTCGACGACGTACTGCTGCGACCCAAAGAGTCCCGGGTCGAACCAGACGAGGCCGACACCGCGACGCGCGTCTCCAAGAGCGTCGAGCTGAACGTCCCCGTCCTGACGGCCGCGATGGACACCGTCACCGAGAGCGACATGGCCATCGCGATGGCCCGCCAGGGCGGCCTGGGCGTGCTCCACCGCAACATGGACGACGAAGAGATGGCCGCCGAGATCGAGCGCGTCAAGCGCTACGACGAGCTCATCATCCGCGACGTGGTCACGGCCCACCCCGAACAGACCGTCCGAGAGGTCGACAGGATGATGGACCGCCGCGGCGTCTCCGGTGCCCCTGTCGTCGACGACGAGACCGAGGAAGTGCTGGGTATCATCTCCGGCACTGACATCCGGCCCTATCTCGAAGTCGGCGAGTCCGACGCCGTCACCGAGGCCATGACCGACGAGGTCATCACGGCCGCAGAGGACGTGACACCGCGGGAAGCGCTGGAGCTGATGTACGACCACAAGATCGAGCGCGTCCCTATCGTCGACGACGAGAACCGCCTCGTCGGCCTCATCACGATGCGTGGCGTCCTCAAGCGCCGCGAGTACGACGACGCGGCACGCGACCACGAGGGCCAGCTCCGCGTCGGCGCCGCCGTCGGTCCCTTCGAGGTCGACCGCGCCGAGACTGCCGACGACGCCGGGGCGGACGTGCTGTTCATCGACTGCGCCCACGCGCACAACGCGAACGTCATCGACAGCGCCCGGGAGATCGAGGAAACCGTCGAGGCCGACGTCGTCGTCGGCAACATCGGCACCAGCGAGGCCGCCGAGGCCGTCGTCGACTTCGCCGACGGCGTGAAAGTCGGTATCGGCCCGGGCTCTATCTGTACCACCCGCGTCGTCACCGGCGCCGGGATGCCCCAGATAACGGCCGTCTCGCAGGTCGCCGACGTGGCGAGCCAGCACGACGTGCCCGTCATCGCCGACGGCGGCATCCGCTACTCCGGCGACGCTATCAAGGCCATCGCCGCCGGCGCGGACGCGGTGATGCTCGGTTCCTACTTCGCCGGCACGGACGAGGCCCCCGGCCGAGTCATCCAGATGAACGGCAAGAAGTACAAGCAGTACCGCGGCATGGGTAGCGTCGGCGCGATGAACGAGGGCGGCGGCGAGCGCTATCTCAAGGAGGACGACGAGGACGAGGACTACGTCCCCGAAGGCGTCGAAGCCGCGACGCCGTACAAGGGGTCGCTGGCCTCAGAGCTCCACCAGCTCGTCGGCGGGATGCAGTCCGGTATGGGCTACGTGGGCGCCGAGACCATCCCCGAGTTCAAGGAACGGTCGGAGTTCGTCCGCGTCTCCTCGGCCGGCCACCAGGAGAGCCACCCCCACGACGTGATGATTACGGACGAAGCGCCCAACTACAGCCCCGACAGCTAG
- a CDS encoding GNAT family N-acetyltransferase: MTRYTHHVGGDARLVAMAHTVRRAVFIDEQGVTEAEEMDGKDGVATHIVVTDDSEPVATARFRFVEETTARIERVAVLSAYRGEGLGASVMETAESMIRERGATSAFLHGQLRVAEFYERLGYEAVGEQFEEAGIPHVEMVKPLD; this comes from the coding sequence ATGACCCGCTACACCCATCACGTCGGTGGCGACGCGCGCCTCGTCGCGATGGCCCACACTGTCCGCCGAGCGGTGTTCATCGACGAGCAGGGTGTCACCGAAGCCGAGGAGATGGACGGGAAGGACGGGGTTGCGACCCACATCGTCGTCACCGACGACAGCGAGCCGGTCGCTACGGCGCGGTTCCGGTTCGTCGAGGAGACGACCGCCCGAATCGAACGCGTCGCCGTTCTCTCCGCGTATCGCGGCGAGGGGCTGGGTGCGAGCGTAATGGAAACCGCCGAGTCGATGATTCGCGAACGGGGCGCGACGTCGGCGTTCCTACACGGCCAACTGCGTGTCGCGGAGTTCTACGAGCGACTCGGCTACGAAGCGGTCGGCGAGCAGTTCGAGGAAGCGGGTATCCCGCACGTCGAGATGGTCAAGCCGCTCGACTGA